The Chitinophaga sp. H8 genome contains a region encoding:
- a CDS encoding PAS domain S-box protein, producing MNLAMLNQILEEMKDPVAVLDLHGCLLEMNEAFVSENRRILDTTIAPGTCLHDLYCNLPDWQELLQLHFKAALAGKKRSWNAQVMHDGKLVQHYKISCKPLQDTPNTPVYILFTLRPQGKVVHCSSGKEAMLFTQKAIDHSALVITLDPAGNIVLANTFASQLLQRPAEKLQGSPFGALVTDKRKWQDIWKKLQTGISVRTEICCHTSTAPIWLDMMLQPAPGAQTYLLFGMDITGRKLLEIKRKKNDHYFGEILENLPIGLQQFTAEGISIDMNSKQRDIWGEDHALFTTPGYNLLTDPFYQHNGLSQLFAEVAHKQTPVTKEILLKYTEQEYGNVTRIHPVYFEAIVFSVSEGPGAEADLFLILTEITEKKLAEISLRKSERLLDNIIENLPVGYIQFDSFGFVQRINHTQRHFLNTPESLSGVPFNVMNDRFARMFQLDMLFTQALQQNETLRLEKKVDFSQDEQWTQLGREVCLDLTVFPVEDPVDKDMIVVALVNDITEKKLQEAENLQNQEFLLQTGKVGKIGGWEVDMTTCQVRWSAETYHIFEMELGTPLDNTAALEFYTEDSRKEIDRLIKLCKEEGKPYDAHFNIITAKGNHKRINSIGQPGYKDGKLVRLYGVCQDITEQHQIRDELSRNTELMRLFFDAIDMGYAAIERDGTLNFANKKAEAMVGHSVTEGSKIFEVFPWLADTVFYNRLQECIDKQESQSFSIYFSQPNKWYDFLLTSMRDGSISVFMWDITESRKMQKDLRKANEQLSTLNKSLLNQNKQLEDFAHITSHNLRAPIANLKALMQMHNEALSLQERELYLGMVQEVIKKIDETLNDLVEVVQIRKDINVEKEKLFFAERLQKVKDVLLVDIETSGIRLTASFDKAPVIEYPRVYLDSILQNFITNAIRYRSADRPLALHLESWEEEAYTVLTVEDNGMGIDMERFGNKLFGFRKTFHKNKDAKGIGLFITKTQVEAMGGSIRAESQPGLGTKFIITFRRE from the coding sequence ATGAATTTAGCTATGCTGAACCAGATCCTGGAAGAAATGAAGGACCCTGTGGCCGTGCTGGATTTGCATGGTTGCCTGCTGGAAATGAATGAAGCTTTTGTATCAGAAAACCGGAGAATCCTTGACACAACCATTGCTCCGGGTACGTGTTTGCACGACTTATACTGTAATTTGCCCGACTGGCAGGAACTGTTGCAGCTGCATTTTAAAGCTGCGCTGGCAGGAAAAAAGCGCAGCTGGAATGCCCAGGTGATGCATGATGGAAAATTAGTCCAACATTATAAAATATCCTGTAAACCATTACAGGACACCCCCAACACGCCCGTCTATATACTGTTTACCCTGCGCCCGCAAGGAAAAGTAGTGCATTGCTCCTCCGGAAAAGAGGCCATGCTGTTTACCCAGAAGGCAATCGATCATAGCGCCCTGGTCATAACACTGGATCCTGCGGGTAATATCGTGCTGGCAAATACTTTTGCTTCCCAACTGCTGCAAAGGCCTGCGGAAAAACTGCAGGGAAGCCCCTTTGGGGCTTTAGTGACGGATAAACGTAAATGGCAGGATATCTGGAAAAAATTACAGACAGGTATCTCCGTAAGAACCGAAATATGCTGCCATACCTCTACCGCGCCCATCTGGCTCGATATGATGCTGCAACCGGCTCCCGGGGCACAAACCTACCTGTTGTTCGGAATGGACATTACCGGCCGCAAACTGCTGGAAATAAAACGTAAGAAGAATGATCATTACTTCGGGGAAATACTGGAAAACCTGCCCATAGGCCTGCAACAGTTTACTGCGGAAGGGATCAGCATTGATATGAACAGCAAACAACGGGACATATGGGGGGAAGATCATGCTTTATTTACGACCCCTGGCTATAACCTGCTGACAGACCCCTTCTATCAGCATAATGGATTAAGCCAGTTGTTTGCTGAAGTGGCACACAAACAAACACCTGTTACCAAAGAAATACTCCTGAAATATACAGAACAGGAATATGGGAATGTAACGCGGATCCATCCTGTGTACTTTGAGGCCATCGTGTTTTCTGTATCAGAAGGTCCGGGTGCAGAAGCGGACCTGTTCCTCATCTTAACGGAAATCACCGAAAAGAAACTGGCAGAAATCAGCTTGCGTAAAAGCGAACGCCTGCTGGATAATATCATTGAAAATCTGCCGGTTGGGTATATACAGTTCGACAGCTTTGGATTTGTGCAGCGGATTAATCATACACAACGCCATTTCCTGAATACACCGGAATCGCTTTCTGGGGTGCCTTTTAATGTGATGAATGATCGTTTTGCACGGATGTTTCAGCTGGATATGCTTTTTACACAGGCATTGCAGCAAAATGAAACCCTGCGGCTGGAAAAAAAGGTCGACTTTTCACAGGATGAACAATGGACCCAGTTGGGCCGGGAAGTATGCCTGGACCTGACCGTATTCCCGGTAGAAGACCCGGTGGATAAAGACATGATAGTAGTAGCCCTGGTCAATGACATTACGGAGAAAAAACTACAGGAGGCAGAGAACCTGCAAAACCAGGAATTCCTGTTGCAAACGGGTAAGGTAGGCAAAATAGGGGGATGGGAAGTAGACATGACTACCTGCCAGGTGAGGTGGTCGGCAGAAACCTATCATATCTTTGAAATGGAACTGGGAACCCCTTTGGATAATACGGCTGCGCTGGAGTTTTACACAGAAGACTCCCGCAAGGAAATAGACCGGCTGATCAAACTTTGTAAAGAGGAAGGGAAGCCCTACGATGCTCATTTCAATATTATTACTGCAAAGGGGAATCATAAGCGGATAAACAGTATCGGACAGCCCGGCTATAAAGATGGTAAACTGGTACGCCTCTATGGGGTATGCCAGGATATTACGGAACAACATCAGATACGTGATGAACTATCCCGTAATACCGAACTGATGCGCCTGTTTTTTGATGCGATTGACATGGGGTATGCAGCCATAGAAAGAGATGGTACCCTCAACTTTGCCAACAAAAAGGCAGAGGCCATGGTGGGGCATAGTGTAACGGAAGGGAGTAAGATATTCGAAGTGTTTCCCTGGCTGGCAGATACAGTCTTCTACAACAGATTGCAGGAATGTATTGATAAACAGGAATCACAGTCATTCAGCATCTACTTCTCCCAACCAAACAAATGGTATGATTTTTTACTAACGTCTATGCGCGATGGCAGCATCTCCGTATTCATGTGGGATATCACAGAAAGCCGGAAAATGCAGAAAGACCTGCGTAAGGCCAACGAGCAGCTTTCTACGCTTAACAAAAGCCTGCTCAACCAGAATAAGCAGCTGGAAGATTTTGCCCATATCACTTCTCATAACCTCAGGGCACCTATCGCTAACCTGAAAGCGCTGATGCAGATGCATAATGAGGCGTTATCCCTGCAGGAACGGGAACTATACCTGGGCATGGTACAGGAGGTGATCAAAAAGATAGATGAAACACTCAACGACCTGGTAGAGGTAGTCCAGATCAGAAAGGATATTAATGTTGAAAAGGAAAAACTCTTCTTTGCGGAACGGTTGCAAAAGGTAAAGGACGTGCTGTTGGTAGATATAGAAACCAGTGGTATCCGGCTTACGGCCAGCTTTGATAAGGCGCCGGTGATTGAATATCCCAGGGTATACCTGGATAGCATCCTGCAAAATTTTATTACCAATGCCATCCGGTACCGGTCGGCCGACAGGCCCCTGGCATTACATCTGGAAAGCTGGGAAGAAGAGGCCTATACGGTATTAACGGTAGAAGACAATGGAATGGGGATTGACATGGAACGCTTTGGCAATAAGTTGTTTGGCTTCCGGAAAACATTCCATAAGAACAAGGATGCCAAGGGGATAGGCCTGTTTATTACTAAAACCCAGGTAGAGGCGATGGGGGGAAGTATCAGAGCAGAAAGCCAGCCAGGCCTTGGAACAAAATTTATTATTACATTTAGGCGAGAATAG
- the purE gene encoding 5-(carboxyamino)imidazole ribonucleotide mutase translates to MKVLIIMGSESDKPVMQESQHYLQYFSIESEMVVASAHRNPDKVRDLCINAEQNGFGVVIAAAGMAAALPGVVSAYTSLPVLGVPLDGGLPGGIDALYSIVQMPAGLPVGTLAVGKAGARNAAILAARIFALSDKAVAARVAAFKQNGYRI, encoded by the coding sequence ATGAAAGTATTAATTATTATGGGATCAGAAAGTGACAAACCAGTTATGCAAGAATCCCAGCATTACCTGCAATATTTTAGTATCGAAAGTGAAATGGTAGTAGCCTCTGCGCATCGTAATCCGGACAAGGTACGTGATCTTTGTATCAATGCTGAGCAAAACGGGTTTGGCGTGGTTATTGCCGCAGCAGGTATGGCAGCAGCATTGCCTGGTGTAGTATCTGCCTATACTTCCTTACCGGTATTAGGCGTTCCTTTAGATGGCGGTTTGCCCGGTGGTATTGACGCATTGTATTCCATTGTGCAGATGCCCGCAGGTTTGCCCGTAGGTACTCTTGCTGTAGGCAAAGCAGGTGCACGCAATGCAGCGATACTCGCAGCCAGAATATTTGCGCTGAGCGATAAAGCTGTAGCAGCACGTGTAGCAGCATTTAAACAAAATGGTTACAGAATTTAG
- a CDS encoding PhoH family protein, translating into MTESIINLDSINPIEFFGVNNGKLDLLKKKFPLLKILSRGTQLKLSGAPEEVTTAQEKIGQIVKYLERNGNLTEGYFEQILGDGEVSVDHFSDRNPNEVLVFGPNGRTVRARTANQKKMVSLADKNDIVFAIGPAGTGKTYTAVALAVRALKNKAVRKIILTRPAVEAGENLGFLPGDLKEKIDPYLRPLYDALDDMIPAEKLSYFMTNNIIEIAPLAYMRGRTLDNSFIILDEAQNATDLQIKMFLTRIGPSAKAIITGDLTQIDLPKNQKSGLEKATRILKKIDGIGYLQLDEEDVVRHRLVKAIIKAYDAEKEREEKI; encoded by the coding sequence TTGACTGAATCAATTATCAACTTAGATAGTATTAATCCCATTGAGTTTTTCGGAGTAAACAACGGAAAGCTGGATTTACTGAAAAAGAAATTTCCCCTGTTAAAGATCCTGTCCAGAGGCACACAGCTGAAACTGTCAGGCGCACCGGAGGAAGTTACCACCGCCCAGGAAAAGATAGGCCAGATTGTTAAATACCTTGAAAGAAATGGTAATTTAACAGAGGGCTATTTTGAACAGATTTTAGGCGATGGAGAAGTAAGTGTTGACCACTTCAGTGATAGAAATCCCAATGAAGTGTTGGTATTCGGGCCTAACGGACGTACGGTACGTGCCCGGACCGCGAATCAAAAAAAGATGGTATCCCTGGCCGACAAGAACGATATCGTATTTGCCATTGGGCCGGCGGGTACCGGTAAAACCTATACTGCCGTGGCACTGGCAGTACGGGCATTAAAGAACAAGGCTGTCAGAAAGATCATTCTTACCCGTCCTGCTGTAGAAGCAGGGGAAAACCTGGGATTTCTGCCAGGTGATCTTAAAGAAAAGATTGACCCCTACCTGCGCCCGCTGTATGATGCACTGGATGATATGATACCGGCAGAGAAGCTGAGCTATTTTATGACCAACAACATCATTGAAATTGCACCACTGGCGTATATGCGTGGTCGTACACTGGATAATTCCTTTATTATCCTGGACGAGGCACAAAATGCGACAGACCTGCAGATCAAAATGTTTCTGACCAGAATAGGGCCTTCTGCCAAAGCCATCATCACTGGTGACCTCACCCAGATAGATCTGCCCAAAAACCAAAAGTCGGGCCTGGAAAAGGCAACCCGGATCTTAAAGAAGATCGATGGGATCGGTTATTTACAGCTGGATGAAGAGGATGTAGTAAGGCATCGCCTGGTAAAAGCCATTATCAAGGCGTATGATGCGGAAAAAGAGCGGGAGGAAAAGATATAA
- a CDS encoding inorganic diphosphatase, protein MMTNPWHSVNPGSHVPNVVNAIIEIPKGCRAKYELDKESGLLKLDRVLYSSVYYPANYGFIPQSYCDDHDPLDILILSQIECVPMCIIEAKVIGVMQMIDGGEADDKIIAVAANDMSVNYINDISELPPHFTAEMRHFFEEYKRLENKTVQVEEFQNKAVAERIIMESFDAYQKMFKQK, encoded by the coding sequence ATGATGACAAATCCATGGCATAGTGTTAATCCCGGATCGCACGTGCCGAATGTTGTAAATGCTATTATTGAAATTCCTAAAGGATGTCGCGCCAAATATGAACTGGATAAAGAAAGCGGTTTATTGAAACTGGACAGGGTACTGTATTCTTCCGTCTACTATCCGGCCAACTACGGGTTTATTCCACAATCTTACTGTGATGATCATGATCCATTGGATATCCTGATCCTGTCTCAGATTGAGTGTGTGCCCATGTGTATCATCGAAGCCAAAGTAATTGGCGTGATGCAGATGATAGATGGCGGAGAAGCGGATGATAAGATCATCGCGGTAGCTGCCAATGATATGAGCGTAAATTACATCAACGATATTTCAGAATTACCTCCTCATTTTACTGCAGAAATGAGACATTTCTTTGAAGAATATAAAAGGCTGGAAAACAAAACCGTGCAGGTAGAAGAATTCCAGAATAAAGCAGTGGCAGAGCGGATCATTATGGAAAGCTTTGACGCGTATCAGAAAATGTTCAAACAAAAATAG
- a CDS encoding sulfite exporter TauE/SafE family protein, whose product MTLPIILGLILLGLLAGAFSGVVGIGGGIIIVPALVYLFGLSQHQAQGTTLGLLMFPVGILAVIQYYKQGYIDYRFVLFIAAGFIIGGYLGGKLVVNIPDYIIKKIFALLMIAIAVKILFFDK is encoded by the coding sequence ATGACCCTTCCTATCATCCTTGGGCTTATTCTACTGGGCTTGCTGGCAGGCGCTTTCAGCGGAGTAGTAGGTATTGGTGGCGGTATTATCATTGTACCGGCACTGGTATACCTCTTTGGATTATCACAACACCAGGCGCAGGGCACTACGCTTGGCTTACTGATGTTTCCGGTAGGTATACTGGCGGTAATACAGTATTACAAACAAGGTTATATTGATTACCGTTTTGTACTTTTTATTGCTGCCGGCTTCATTATCGGCGGCTACCTGGGTGGTAAATTAGTGGTGAACATTCCTGATTACATCATCAAGAAAATTTTTGCACTGCTTATGATAGCCATTGCAGTGAAAATCTTATTCTTTGATAAATAA
- a CDS encoding C40 family peptidase, whose product MPYAITIVPVMPLRAAAAHKSEMISQVLWGECVEITDTGTDGWVKVKCQSDSYEGWATTVHLEIIDNQLFNAQVTHFMPHWSNTVLLNGQPMVVPYGCTIKGSNGNEAYWGGIKVQFGEDPGAMQALPARPVIHELRGIAFHFLNTAYLWGGKSVFGIDCSGFTQSVFKLCGISLLRDAYQQATQGDVLDFLQEARLGDLAFFDNAEGRITHVGILLNDHEIIHAAGKVRVDNIDNQGIINADTGLRTHQLRIIKRYLQS is encoded by the coding sequence ATGCCATACGCCATTACAATAGTTCCTGTAATGCCTCTAAGAGCTGCTGCAGCCCATAAGAGTGAAATGATTTCCCAGGTGCTTTGGGGTGAATGTGTGGAAATAACAGATACCGGTACCGATGGTTGGGTAAAGGTAAAATGCCAGTCTGATAGTTATGAAGGATGGGCCACCACTGTTCACCTGGAAATTATTGACAACCAGTTATTTAATGCACAAGTTACTCATTTTATGCCGCATTGGAGCAATACTGTGCTACTAAATGGGCAACCTATGGTAGTGCCATATGGGTGTACTATCAAAGGAAGTAATGGGAATGAGGCGTACTGGGGAGGCATAAAAGTACAGTTTGGGGAGGACCCGGGGGCAATGCAGGCATTACCTGCCAGGCCTGTAATACATGAATTAAGGGGGATCGCATTCCATTTTCTGAATACGGCTTATTTATGGGGAGGCAAGTCGGTGTTTGGTATTGATTGCTCCGGATTTACCCAGTCTGTGTTTAAACTATGCGGCATATCGCTTTTAAGGGATGCGTACCAGCAGGCAACACAAGGAGACGTATTAGACTTTTTACAGGAAGCCCGCCTGGGCGACCTTGCCTTTTTTGATAACGCAGAGGGGCGTATTACCCATGTGGGGATCCTATTGAACGATCATGAAATCATCCATGCTGCCGGGAAAGTGAGGGTAGATAATATTGACAATCAGGGGATCATTAATGCGGATACGGGGTTGCGTACGCATCAGCTGCGCATTATTAAGCGGTATTTGCAAAGTTAG
- a CDS encoding tetratricopeptide repeat protein, with the protein MQSNNTPYNEKVLKIFTSIRCLNRDQLPRYLEGRLTDVEKHLVEQHLADCDLCFEALQALENESSMDRYHGFTNSVQQYIHQSVQPVSHLQKVAQYARKEKKKESLLAYFWLIAFVLLGVGSIFVLKGHLRNQSAMAANAGNPPPPADTAKTGTAAPLAENKPSEINTATAPVKLATSTNTVKPTPTAPHNNTTAKPAAADTAKTTKPVPPKVVPPAAQKKDSVVKKAPVPAPKAPDTLKKEEDKKKEEEKPVPIVKPAPAPPKEKPAAQDDEADQPEKVEKKTPVVSPASNNDEFLYKAAMVYQQQGDLGEAITRYKRLSNISTGKYAELARYQLAICYRSKGQAGKARRMFREVVRMDGSMKDAAQKALDSM; encoded by the coding sequence ATGCAAAGTAACAATACCCCATATAACGAAAAAGTACTGAAAATCTTCACCAGTATCCGTTGCCTTAACAGGGATCAGCTTCCCCGTTATCTGGAAGGCCGGCTTACGGATGTGGAAAAACACCTGGTAGAACAACACCTGGCAGATTGCGACTTATGTTTTGAAGCATTGCAAGCACTGGAAAACGAGTCCTCCATGGACCGTTACCATGGCTTTACGAATAGTGTACAGCAATATATTCACCAAAGTGTTCAACCTGTATCACATTTACAGAAAGTAGCACAATATGCCCGTAAGGAAAAGAAAAAGGAAAGCCTGCTGGCCTATTTCTGGCTCATTGCATTTGTGTTGCTGGGTGTAGGCAGCATTTTTGTGCTGAAAGGACACCTGCGCAATCAGTCGGCTATGGCAGCCAATGCAGGTAATCCTCCCCCTCCTGCTGATACGGCTAAAACAGGCACTGCCGCCCCGCTGGCAGAAAACAAACCCTCCGAAATAAATACAGCGACAGCACCTGTAAAGCTTGCTACCAGTACCAATACGGTTAAACCAACACCAACGGCTCCCCATAACAATACTACCGCCAAACCAGCTGCAGCTGATACGGCTAAAACAACAAAACCGGTACCACCTAAAGTAGTGCCTCCTGCTGCGCAGAAAAAGGATAGTGTTGTTAAAAAAGCACCTGTACCAGCGCCTAAAGCGCCGGATACCTTAAAAAAAGAAGAGGACAAAAAGAAGGAAGAAGAAAAACCGGTACCTATTGTAAAACCGGCGCCTGCTCCACCAAAGGAGAAACCGGCGGCACAGGATGACGAGGCAGATCAACCGGAGAAAGTAGAAAAGAAAACACCGGTAGTTTCGCCCGCATCCAATAATGATGAGTTTTTGTATAAAGCCGCCATGGTTTATCAGCAACAAGGCGATCTGGGAGAAGCTATTACCCGCTATAAAAGGCTATCTAATATCAGTACCGGCAAATATGCCGAACTGGCCAGATACCAGCTGGCCATCTGTTATCGCAGCAAAGGACAGGCAGGTAAAGCCAGACGTATGTTCCGCGAAGTGGTACGTATGGACGGCAGCATGAAAGATGCCGCCCAAAAAGCATTGGACAGCATGTAA
- a CDS encoding RNA polymerase sigma factor: MNYPDPQQLTDQELLQRFKADGNGDWIGILFDRYALLLLGMCMKYLKNEEDARDSVQQIFLKVLSEVNKHDIQYFRAWIYQVTKNYCLMQLRQHHMKYKEEITDKHMGAIIEEPVNTKAHQEKDLMLENMEQAMAMLSPEQNTCVKLFYLDKKSYQEIADQTGYTLLQVKSYIQNGKRNLKLLLEKQQRANKA; encoded by the coding sequence GTGAATTATCCAGATCCACAACAACTAACAGACCAGGAATTATTACAACGGTTTAAAGCCGATGGCAATGGCGATTGGATAGGTATCCTCTTTGACCGGTACGCCTTACTGCTGCTGGGTATGTGTATGAAATACCTGAAGAATGAAGAAGATGCGCGGGATAGTGTACAGCAGATCTTCCTGAAAGTTTTGTCTGAAGTCAATAAGCACGACATCCAATATTTCCGCGCCTGGATTTACCAGGTGACTAAAAATTATTGTCTGATGCAGCTCCGGCAGCACCATATGAAGTATAAGGAAGAAATTACGGACAAGCATATGGGGGCTATTATAGAAGAACCGGTAAATACAAAGGCACATCAGGAAAAGGATCTGATGCTGGAAAATATGGAACAGGCTATGGCTATGCTGAGCCCGGAACAAAACACCTGCGTAAAATTATTCTACCTGGATAAAAAGTCTTACCAGGAAATAGCAGACCAGACCGGGTATACTTTGCTGCAGGTGAAAAGCTATATTCAGAATGGCAAACGTAACCTTAAACTATTATTAGAGAAACAACAACGTGCAAACAAAGCATAA
- a CDS encoding anti-sigma factor family protein has translation MSKHFNDIFVTTKCPSQQQLLDYVQGKLQPEEQHEVEMHLSDCELCSEALEGLSAIQHQEKIPGWLREMKWELLRKLHKRTRIKRKQETYIYLAVIILAVIFLMLGLFWAYHFSLKR, from the coding sequence ATGAGCAAGCATTTCAACGACATATTTGTAACCACCAAGTGCCCTTCACAGCAGCAACTTCTGGACTATGTTCAGGGAAAGTTACAGCCGGAGGAGCAGCATGAGGTAGAAATGCACCTGTCTGACTGTGAGCTATGCAGTGAAGCACTGGAAGGCTTATCAGCCATACAGCACCAGGAAAAAATTCCCGGATGGTTAAGGGAAATGAAATGGGAGCTGTTAAGAAAACTACATAAACGTACCCGCATTAAAAGAAAGCAGGAAACCTATATCTACCTGGCCGTGATTATCCTGGCAGTCATATTCCTGATGCTCGGTTTGTTCTGGGCTTATCATTTTTCGCTGAAGCGGTAA
- a CDS encoding nucleoside deaminase, with product MIGEREKRFMQMAVKLSEKGMSNGDGGPFGTIVVRGEEVVGEGWNQVLRHNDPTAHAEVVAIRAACKKLNTFQLHDCEIYTSCEPCPMCLGAIYWARPQRVYYANTKEDAAAIDFDDSFIYREIAVPHDEKKIPLIGMPTAEALTVFHAWKEKGDKTLY from the coding sequence ATGATAGGAGAAAGAGAAAAACGGTTCATGCAGATGGCAGTAAAATTATCAGAGAAAGGAATGAGTAATGGAGATGGTGGGCCGTTTGGTACAATCGTAGTCCGGGGAGAAGAAGTGGTGGGAGAAGGGTGGAACCAGGTGCTGCGGCATAATGATCCTACTGCCCATGCAGAAGTAGTAGCAATAAGAGCGGCCTGTAAAAAATTAAATACTTTTCAGTTGCATGATTGCGAAATTTATACTTCCTGCGAGCCATGTCCTATGTGCCTGGGTGCTATTTACTGGGCACGGCCACAACGGGTGTATTATGCTAATACCAAAGAAGACGCTGCCGCCATTGATTTTGATGACTCATTTATTTACCGGGAGATAGCGGTACCACATGATGAAAAGAAGATACCGCTGATAGGGATGCCCACAGCGGAAGCTTTAACGGTGTTTCATGCTTGGAAGGAAAAGGGCGATAAAACCCTGTATTAG